GGGACGACCCCTACGCCGACCCATTCTGATCTGCCTTTCGGGTGGCTGGGGGCGTATCCTCGCCTCATGAGCGATGCTCGTCACTCCACCGCCGCTCCAGCCGAAGGGGCCCGGGTGCCCCGCGTAATCCCCTGGGTCTACCGCCTGGTCGTGTTCGCCACCACGCTGCCCATCTTTCTGCGCGGCCAGCGCGTCGAGGTGTATGGCCGCGAACATGTCCCGCCGCCCGGCACGCCGCTGATCGTGGCGGGGAACCACCGCACGGGCTTCGACCCCTTTCTGATCGCGTACAGCCTGCCGCGCGGCCGCTTCCTGCAATTCATGGCGAAAAAGGAGCTGTTCGTGCCGGTGATCGGGCCGATCATCCGCGCGGGCGGCTCCTTCCCGGTGGACCGCAGCGCCAACGACCTGGGCGCCGTGCGGACCAGCCTCCGCATCCTGCAATCGGGGGGCACGCTCGGCATCTTCCCCGAGGGCACCCGCGGCGGCGGCGAGATGCAAGGGGGTGTGGCCCTGCTCGCGCTCAAGGGCAAATCTCCCGTGCTGCCCGTGGGCCTCAGCCGCCAGGGCAGGCGCTGGATCGTGCGCTTTGGCGAGCCGCTGCCGCCTACCGGGAGCATGAAGGTGTTGACCGCCACCCTCGGCGAACGGCTGACCGAACTCGCGCGGCCGTTGGGCGAGAAGATCAGCGGGGCCTGAGCGCCCATCACAGTGCCCCTTCTGCGGGAAGGGCTATAGTGGCGCCGACGGGCGTGGGGGAAGACCGGCGAAAATCCGGCACTGTCGCGCAACGGTAACTGCTTCTGAAGCGGAAGTCCGAACACCTGCCCCGTCCCGGCCCGCGCCGCAAAGGCGGGGCCGGTGGCCTGACCTCTCGCGGAAAGAGGGACCGCCCGGACAACCCCAGGAGGGTCTACCGCCCGGATGTGTTCACTTCCGCCCCCCACCGGGGCGGCTTTGTTTTCCCTGAGGGCAAGGAGGAACGTATGAAGACCCTTCTGACCCTGACCGCCGTCACCCTCGCCCTGAGCGCCGCCGCAGGTGCGACGAGCTACCCCCTCACCCTGACGGACGACTTGGGCCGCAAGGTCACCCTCAAGGCTGAGCCGAAGCGCATCATCAGCGTGCTGCCCAGCACGACCGAGACATTGTGCGCCCTGGGTCTGTGTGACCGCCTCGTCGGGGTGGACGACTACAGCGACTTCCCGCAGCAGGTGACCAAGCTCCCGAAGGTGGGCGGCCTGTACAACCCCAACATCGAGGCGATGGTGGCCCTGAAGCCCGACCTCGTGATCGTGAGCAAGTACGGCAAGCTCGTCGAGCCGCTGACGCAGGCGGGCGTGACGGTCCTCGCCATCAATCCCGAGACCTATGACGAAGTGTTTTCCAAGACCCTCACGCTGGGCCGGGTCGTGAACCGCGAGGCGCAGGCCAAGGGGCTGGTGCTGAACATGCGCCGCGACATCGCGCGGGTCGAGATTCTGACGAAGAATGCCGTCCGCAAGCCCACGACCTACCTGGAGATCGACCCCACCCCGTACTCGGTCGGGCCGAACTCCTTCATGGGGGTGCTGCTCACCAAGGCTGGGGCGCGCAACATCATCCCCGCGAGCATGGGCGACTTCCCCAAGGTGGACCCCGAGTTCATCGTGAAGGCGAACCCGCAGCTCATGCTGGGTCTGGATGCGAGGGCGGCGGCAGGTCGCCCTGGATGGAATTCCATCCAGGCCGTGAAGACGGGCCGGGCGCTGGAGATTCCCAAGGAACTGGACACCATTCTGAGCCGTCCCGGGCCGCGTCTGCCGCAGGCGCTGCGAGGGCTGGCGCGGCTCGTCCACCCCGAACTCTTTAAGTAAGGCGGTGAGCCGTGAGCCTTGAGCAGGAGGCGGGGGCGCTCTCCCTCCCCACCCGCGGGCCGCGCCGATTGGGCCGCACCGCCGCGTTGGTGGCCGTGCTGCTCGCCGTGGTCGTCCTCGCGGTGGGGCTGGGCAGCGTGACGATCCCGCCCGGCGAGGTGCTGGGCGCCCTGTGGAGGGGCCTGAGCGGGGCCGACCTCGCCGGAAACGACGTGATCGTCTGGCAGATTCGCCTGCCGCGCGTGGCGATGGGCGTGGTTGTCGGCGCCTGCCTCGCCGTGTGCGGCGGCGCCTTTCAGGGCGTGTTCCGCAACCCGCTTGCGGACCCCTACCTGCTCGGCGTGGCGAGCGGGGCTGGGCTGGGGGCAACGGTCGGGATTGTGGCGGGGTGGCCGCGTGCCAGCATTCCCCTGGTGGCGCTGGGGGCGGCCCTCGGGGCGGTCGCGCTGACCCTCGGCCTCGCGCGGGAGGGTAGGCGCTTTCCGCCCACCCGGCTGATTCTGGCGGGCGTGGTCGTCGGAAGCATTCTCAGCGCCTTTTCCACCTTCCTGATCCTGCGCGGCGAGGACCGGGCGCGGCAGGTCCTCGCGTACACCCTGGGCGACCTGGGCTTCAGCGGCTGGCGGGACGTGGCGACGGTGCTGCCGTATGCAGTGGTCGGCTGCGGAGTGCTGGTTCTGCTGGGCCGGGCGCTCGACACCCTGGGGCTCGGCGACCTGACGGCGCGCAGCCTGGGCGTGCCCGTCGAGCGGCTGCGCTTGCTGGTGGTGATCGCCGCGAGCGTGGCGACCGCTGCCGCCGTCGCGTACGTGGGCATCATCGGCTTCGTGGGGTTGATCGTCCCGCACGTCGTCCGGCTGGCGTGGGGCGCGAGTCACCGCATCCTGCTGCCCGTCTCCGCGCTGCTGGGTGGGGCGCTCCTCGTGCTCGCGGACCTGCTCGCGCGGACCACCATCCTCTCGCAGGTCGGCGTGGTCACGACGCTGCTGGGGGGGCCGTTCTTCCTGTGGCTGCTGCGGCGGGGGCGGCATGAGTAGGGAGGTCAGCGGTCAGCCGTCTGCCGTCAGTGTAGACACGCTGGGAGCGCATGATCTCCACGTCCGGGCCGGGAGTTTCCCGGCGGTGCGGGGGGTCAGCGCCTGCTTTCAGGCCGGGCAGTTCGCCGCCGTGATCGGGCCGAACGGGGCGGGGAAAAGCACCCTGCTGCGTGCGTTGCTGGGCCTGAACACCCCGGAGACGGGGGAAGTGTGGCTCTCGGGCCGTTCCCTGCGCGGGTGGCCCCGCTCGGAACGGGCGCGGCGACTCGCCTACCTGGCGCAGGGGGAAGTCCTGCCCCCCGATGCGCGGGTGCGCGACGTGGTGGCCCTGGGGCGTGGGGCGGGCGAGTGGCGCTGGGGCCTGATCCCGACCCGGCCCTGGACTCAGGCCGACGAGGACGCCGTGACGGACGCCTTAACCCGCACCGACACGCTGAGATTTGCGGACCGACGTGTGTCGGAACTCTCCGGCGGCGAGCGGCAGCGGGTCAGCCTGGCCCGCGCGCTCGCCGGGCAGCCGCGCTTTCTGCTCCTCGACGAGCCGACGAACCACCTCGACCTCGCCTACGGGCTGGAGGTGATCCGCCACGCCCGCTGCGAGGCGGCGGGGGGACTGGGCGTGATCGCCGTGCTGCACGACCTGAACCTCGCCGCCCGGGCGGACTGGCTGCTGCTGCTGCATGAGGGCCGGGCGCTCGCGCAGGGCACGGCCGAAGAAGTCCTCACCCCGGCGAATCTGCACGCCGCCTACGGCCTGCGCGCCCGTGTGATGCGGGATGCGGACCGCCTGCTCGTGATCCCGGAGGATTAGCCGATGCCGCCGAAGTTCTTTTCCACCAGGGGCCACCTCCTCGTCTGCCAGGGGCCGAGCTGCCAGGCACGGGGCTCGGGCCTGTTGTACCGTGCCCTCTGGAATCACCTCGAACGCTCGGGCCTCGCCTACTACAAGAAGGGCGGCAGCCTGCGCCTCACGGAAAGTGGCTGCCTGGGCGCGTGCTCCTTCGGCCCGACCCTCTGTGTGTACCGCCAGCGGGAGGGCGGGTTGGAGGAGGGCTGGTACGCGGCGACCGACTTTCCCCTGGCCTCACGTATCGCGCAGGCAGTGCATGAGGGGATGGAGTTGCCGGAGGACCGGAAGTACGGGCCGGAGGGGGAGGGGTAGCCCGCCTCAGCCGCACGCCCCGTCAGCTCCGGGCGGTACTCGAAGTGCATGGTGTCGTGGTGGTACCAGCGGCCCCCCCAGACCCAGCCATATCGCTCGAACACGTGAACCAGGGCGGGGGGAAGGCGGTTGCGGGAGCGAATCCCGACCTGCCCCTCCCGGTAGCCCTTCGAGAGCCAGGAGTCGGCGTGGGCCGTGTTGAGGTCGATGGCGGCGCCCCAGGCGTGCAGGCTCAGGCGGGAGGTTCCGGCAATGTTGCGCCACAGAAGCGCCCCGGCGCTCGGCCGCGCGTAGGGCAGGAGGGCGGGCTGCCGGGCCAGTTCGGCGGCAACTGCCCGCAGGGACGCGGCGGCCCCGTTCACCCGCGTGACCTACCCCAACCAGTTCACCGCGTCGAGGTGGGCGGCCGCTTCCCGCGCCGAATCGCCGTACATCTTGCGGAAGAGGGACTCGTACCGCACCCGCGCGGGGACCTTCAATGGACGGCAGGCGGGGTACACCGTGTCCAGTTCGTAGGAGGCCGGGCCGGTCGAGCCGGGCGGAATACGTGGCCCCCCTCGCCCGCACGAGCCGCCCGGCAGCAGCAGGGCGACGAGGAGAGCGCAAAGCCTGCGGGAGCTGTCTCCCATGCCCTCAGGGTACGCCGTATTCTGGCAGCGTC
This region of Deinococcus apachensis DSM 19763 genomic DNA includes:
- a CDS encoding lysophospholipid acyltransferase family protein; this encodes MSDARHSTAAPAEGARVPRVIPWVYRLVVFATTLPIFLRGQRVEVYGREHVPPPGTPLIVAGNHRTGFDPFLIAYSLPRGRFLQFMAKKELFVPVIGPIIRAGGSFPVDRSANDLGAVRTSLRILQSGGTLGIFPEGTRGGGEMQGGVALLALKGKSPVLPVGLSRQGRRWIVRFGEPLPPTGSMKVLTATLGERLTELARPLGEKISGA
- a CDS encoding ABC transporter substrate-binding protein yields the protein MKTLLTLTAVTLALSAAAGATSYPLTLTDDLGRKVTLKAEPKRIISVLPSTTETLCALGLCDRLVGVDDYSDFPQQVTKLPKVGGLYNPNIEAMVALKPDLVIVSKYGKLVEPLTQAGVTVLAINPETYDEVFSKTLTLGRVVNREAQAKGLVLNMRRDIARVEILTKNAVRKPTTYLEIDPTPYSVGPNSFMGVLLTKAGARNIIPASMGDFPKVDPEFIVKANPQLMLGLDARAAAGRPGWNSIQAVKTGRALEIPKELDTILSRPGPRLPQALRGLARLVHPELFK
- a CDS encoding iron chelate uptake ABC transporter family permease subunit, with product MSLEQEAGALSLPTRGPRRLGRTAALVAVLLAVVVLAVGLGSVTIPPGEVLGALWRGLSGADLAGNDVIVWQIRLPRVAMGVVVGACLAVCGGAFQGVFRNPLADPYLLGVASGAGLGATVGIVAGWPRASIPLVALGAALGAVALTLGLAREGRRFPPTRLILAGVVVGSILSAFSTFLILRGEDRARQVLAYTLGDLGFSGWRDVATVLPYAVVGCGVLVLLGRALDTLGLGDLTARSLGVPVERLRLLVVIAASVATAAAVAYVGIIGFVGLIVPHVVRLAWGASHRILLPVSALLGGALLVLADLLARTTILSQVGVVTTLLGGPFFLWLLRRGRHE
- a CDS encoding ABC transporter ATP-binding protein, yielding MSREVSGQPSAVSVDTLGAHDLHVRAGSFPAVRGVSACFQAGQFAAVIGPNGAGKSTLLRALLGLNTPETGEVWLSGRSLRGWPRSERARRLAYLAQGEVLPPDARVRDVVALGRGAGEWRWGLIPTRPWTQADEDAVTDALTRTDTLRFADRRVSELSGGERQRVSLARALAGQPRFLLLDEPTNHLDLAYGLEVIRHARCEAAGGLGVIAVLHDLNLAARADWLLLLHEGRALAQGTAEEVLTPANLHAAYGLRARVMRDADRLLVIPED
- a CDS encoding (2Fe-2S) ferredoxin domain-containing protein gives rise to the protein MPPKFFSTRGHLLVCQGPSCQARGSGLLYRALWNHLERSGLAYYKKGGSLRLTESGCLGACSFGPTLCVYRQREGGLEEGWYAATDFPLASRIAQAVHEGMELPEDRKYGPEGEG